From a single Anaerolineae bacterium genomic region:
- a CDS encoding amino acid ABC transporter permease, producing the protein MNQTTKPRPPAVQGRLIDTLADLPWWLLVIFLGGILFAFYASHDQTYRAIFDFLKTGLLVTLRVTLIAYAIAITLGLLAGLGRVSKNPIIYNAATLYVQVMRGLPILVTILYVAFVFIPAIITLINTVGAFLAESNILAADNILAKLGDRRAGLEVGFEARAIMALAFSYGAFSAEIFRAGIESIGRGQMEAARSLGMNYFQSMRYIILPQAVRRVLPPLGNDFIAMLKESSLVSALGVQDITQLGRLYSASSFQYLKTYNMVAYLYLSMTILLSLAVKAMEVRLKTDE; encoded by the coding sequence ATGAACCAAACAACCAAACCTCGCCCTCCGGCCGTACAGGGACGCCTCATTGATACCCTGGCCGACCTGCCCTGGTGGCTATTGGTTATTTTTCTGGGAGGCATACTTTTTGCTTTTTATGCTTCTCACGACCAAACCTATCGCGCCATTTTTGATTTCCTCAAGACCGGCCTGCTGGTGACCCTGCGCGTCACCTTAATTGCTTATGCCATTGCCATTACGCTTGGGTTATTGGCCGGCCTGGGCCGGGTTTCAAAAAACCCAATCATTTATAATGCGGCCACCTTATACGTGCAAGTGATGCGCGGTTTGCCTATTTTGGTCACCATTTTGTATGTGGCCTTTGTGTTTATCCCCGCCATTATTACCCTGATCAATACTGTAGGCGCGTTTCTGGCCGAAAGCAATATCCTGGCCGCAGACAATATTCTGGCCAAATTGGGGGACCGCCGGGCCGGGTTGGAGGTTGGTTTTGAAGCCAGGGCTATTATGGCCCTGGCTTTTAGTTACGGGGCCTTTTCCGCCGAAATTTTCCGGGCCGGCATTGAGTCCATTGGCCGGGGCCAGATGGAAGCCGCCCGCTCTTTGGGCATGAACTACTTTCAGTCCATGCGTTACATCATTTTGCCCCAGGCGGTGCGGCGCGTTTTGCCCCCTTTAGGCAACGATTTTATTGCCATGCTCAAGGAATCATCCCTGGTTTCGGCCCTGGGCGTCCAGGACATCACCCAGTTGGGCAGGCTTTATTCCGCCAGTTCTTTCCAATACCTGAAAACATACAACATGGTTGCCTATTTATACCTGTCAATGACCATTTTGTTATCGCTGGCCGTTAAGGCGATGGAAGTGAGGTTAAAAACCGATGAGTAA